The DNA region CACAAATAATCCCTTCCACAACATCATGACGTGAACCTCTTTTGCCTCGTAACAAGTCAAATTCCAAGTTCGAATAATTCTCTGCCGTTTCAATAACATGTTCAATCGCAGCCTTACTAAGCTTCGCACGACCTAAATTGGTATGTAAAACTGTACCTGTACCGTTAATAACTCTCTGCAAATGAAAAGTGGATTGTTGGTTAATAATTTCTCGTAAATGTTCGAAAATATCGTTAGTCAGATTACTAACCTCACCATTCCACTCTCCTTTTATCATTTGCTGTCGAATATGACTGACTGATTTACTTAGCCATTTTGTAAGTTGGTCGATTTTCAAACCCGTTTCTTCTATAATGGTTTGAAACCGCCGATCCTTTTGTAATTCATGTACAGCCGGAATGTTTCGTAAATATTGCTTCATTATAAGCCTCCAATATACTATATAAAAAGTCCGACCAATGGCCGGACTTGATTATTTGTTCATCTGTTCCATTACTTCAATCATTTTCTCAAAGTCAGGAAAAGTTCCTTCTTCAAGTTTTGAAAAGATCTTTACGCTATTTACAGTTATCTCAAATGCCCCACCTGAACTAGGTATTAATTCTACATTTGATACTTTACTTCTAAAATGGTTAAACAACGTTTCCGCGAAACTCGCGGCTTTAGGTGCATAGTTTCACATCATACAAAATTCAACAGAAACTTTGTAATTCATAGTATTTCCTCCTAATGATAATATCTTCCATTGTAACTGATTTCTAGAATGGTTGCAAAAGTTCAGCTTTCTACTCGAATTCTCATCTTATCTGAGTATATAATATGTAAAAAGGAGGTGGAATCAATGAGCGAACATGAAAAAATTCGTTTAACGAGCCTTTCTACTAAAGCTGGCTGAGGCTGTAAAATTGGTCCAGAAGACTTGTCGCAAGTTTTGCGATACTTACCAAAACAATCAGATGATCCTAACGTTCTTATTGGCACTGAAACATCAGATGATGCAGGTGTTTACAAATTATCAGATGATACTGCCCTCATCCAAACTGTTGATTATTTTACTCCAATTGTGGATGATCCATATACGTTCGGTGCTATTGCTGCTGCAAACGCATTAAGTGATGTATATGCAATGGGCGGCACACCAAAAACCGTTTTAAATATTGTCGGCTTCCCTATTAAGAAACTAGGAAGTGAAATGTTAGCTCAAATTCTTCTTGGTGCATCCGACAAAGTGCAAGAAGCTGGAGCTATAACTATCGGAGGTCATTCAATAGATGATCAAGAACCGAAATTTGGTCTTTCTGTTACAGGAACTGCACATCCAGATCAACTTTATCAAAACGTTGGTGCAAAAGAAAACGATGTGTTAGTTCTAACAAAACCGATCGGAGTGGGTATTCTAACGACTGCAATAAAGAGAAATGTCGTTACATTAGCACAAGAAGAATCCGTTATAAAAACGATGATAACTTTAAACAAAGTTGCTAGCATCGAGCTTAAACCGTTTGACGTTCATGCTGTTACAGATGTAACAGGTTTTGGCTTACTCGGTCATGCTTATGAGATGGCAAGTGGCAGTAACGTAACATTTGAATTATCGTTTAGTGATATTCCACTGTTAGATGGTACGAAAGATCTTGCACACAAAGGAGTAATTCCTGGTGGCTCGAAATCAAATCATCGTTGGTTAAAAGATTTCGTTACATATGATGAAACCTTAACTGAGATTGATCAACTAATCTTATGTGATGCCATTACATCTGGAGGATTACTCATATCTATGCCGGCAGATGATGCTGAAAAATATCTTTCAACATTAAAACAAACAACTAATACTGAAGCTACGATTATTGGAAAAGTAGTAGCACATAACGATACATGGATTAATGTAAAGAAATAACTATGACTAGGAAAGTGAACCATTTATCACATGGCATTAAACGTTAAGAATCCCACTTCAAAACTTAGAAAAGTTAACGAAGTTTTAATGGGAGAGGGCCTTGGTCATACCCTTGTGGCAGTAAGCTTCGGTAATTACATGATTGTTTCAACTAACCATCAGTGGAGGATGAAGATTAAGCCCCACTGATGGAAGTTTCTTCTTACATAGATTCAGCTTCCTTTAACTCTTTAAGCTTTACACTATAATACATCATTGCCTTAGGTACACCTTCTATATGAAATATACCGTCAATGATTAACTGTCGTAAACGATATTCAATAAATTGATCTCCTAATCGTTGGTTTAAATAACCGATTACTTCACCAATTAACCTTGCAGACTTCATAAATCCTACTTCCTTTTGGTTATTATGAAGTTTCCGAGCCTTATTGATTATATATTCATCATAATAATTTACGTCAACTGCCTCTATTTCTCCATTCTTCCAAATGTGCAATAAACCTTGATTATTTGATAACTCTTCCCATTCATCCATCAACGGTTGCTTTTCGATAGCGGTTAACGGTTTAAGTTCCTTAATATTTGAATATAAGGAGTTCAATTTCTCTGGCGGTAACTCTCCAGTATGTAATGGCTGATAATTAACACGATTATTATTAAAAAGTTTCTCATATAATTTTGACGTATTCATAACTG from Bacillus solimangrovi includes:
- the selD gene encoding selenide, water dikinase SelD produces the protein MSEHEKIRLTSLSTKAGUGCKIGPEDLSQVLRYLPKQSDDPNVLIGTETSDDAGVYKLSDDTALIQTVDYFTPIVDDPYTFGAIAAANALSDVYAMGGTPKTVLNIVGFPIKKLGSEMLAQILLGASDKVQEAGAITIGGHSIDDQEPKFGLSVTGTAHPDQLYQNVGAKENDVLVLTKPIGVGILTTAIKRNVVTLAQEESVIKTMITLNKVASIELKPFDVHAVTDVTGFGLLGHAYEMASGSNVTFELSFSDIPLLDGTKDLAHKGVIPGGSKSNHRWLKDFVTYDETLTEIDQLILCDAITSGGLLISMPADDAEKYLSTLKQTTNTEATIIGKVVAHNDTWINVKK